A single genomic interval of Gossypium raimondii isolate GPD5lz chromosome 11, ASM2569854v1, whole genome shotgun sequence harbors:
- the LOC105802267 gene encoding serine/threonine-protein kinase SAPK1 isoform X3 produces the protein MLSSILKEDPRLNGLISRVSLTMQIDEHVQREIMNHRSLKHPNIIKFKEVLLTPTHLAIVMEYAAGGELFERICNAGRFSEDEARFFFQQLISGVCYCHAMQICHRDLKLENTLLDGSTAPRLKICDFGYSKSSVFHSQPKSTVGTPAYIAPEVLSRKQYDGKIADVWSCGVTLYVMLVGAYPFEDPEDPKNFRKTIQRILSVHYSIPDYVRVSKECKHLLSRIFVADPEKRISIPEIKQHPWFLKNLPIEFMEGEDGYMENEEESQSIEEILSIIDEARKGGDGPKVGSQLLGGSMDLDDDDIDCDADIDDLETSGDFVCALRV, from the exons ATGCTGTCAAGTATATTGAAAGAGGACCCAAG acTCAATGGATTGATTTCAAGGGTTTCTTTGACTATGCAGATAGATGAACATGTGCAGAGGGAGATTATGAACCATAGGTCTTTGAAGcatccaaatataattaaattcaaagag gtaCTGTTAACACCAACCCATCTTGCCATAGTCATGGAATATGCAGCTGGAGGAGAACTTTTTGAAAGGATATGCAATGCTGGTAGATTTAGTGAGGATGAG GCAAGGTTTTTCTTTCAGCAACTGATATCAGGAGTGTGTTATTGCCATGCAATG CAAATTTGTCATAGAGATCTTAAGCTGGAAAATACGCTGTTAGATGGGAGCACTGCGCCGAGACTCAAAATATGCGACTTTGGCTACTCTAAG TCAAGTGTGTTTCATTCCCAACCCAAATCTACTGTAGGAACCCCAGCCTACATTGCACCAGAGGTCTTGTCTAGGAAACAATATGATGGGAAG ATTGCAGATGTTTGGTCTTGTGGGGTTACTTTGTATGTCATGTTGGTTGGGGCTTATCCTTTTGAAGATCCTGAAGATCcaaaaaatttcagaaaaacAATTCAG CGGATTCTGAGTGTCCACTATTCAATTCCTGATTACGTTCGAGTTTCCAAGGAGTGTAAACATCTGCTGTCGAGGATTTTCGTAGCGGATCCCGAAAAG AGAATAAGCATACCAGAAATCAAGCAGCATCCCTGGTTTCTAAAGAACTTGCCAATAGAGTTCATGGAAGGAGAAGATGGGTACatggaaaatgaagaagaatcACAGAGTATTGAAGAAATATTGTCTATAATAGATGAAGCAAGGAAGGGTGGTGATGGTCCAAAAGTTGGTAGTCAATTACTTGGTGGAAGCATGGATCTTGATGATGATGACATTGATTGTGATGCGGACATCGATGATTTAGAAACAAGTGGTGATTTTGTTTGTGCATTACGagtttga
- the LOC105802267 gene encoding serine/threonine-protein kinase SAPK2 isoform X1, producing MDRYEILKDIGSGNFGVAKLVREKWSGDLYAVKYIERGPKIDEHVQREIMNHRSLKHPNIIKFKEVLLTPTHLAIVMEYAAGGELFERICNAGRFSEDEARFFFQQLISGVCYCHAMVYILILKIVFHFLPIISYLNRDFSPLFIQQICHRDLKLENTLLDGSTAPRLKICDFGYSKSSVFHSQPKSTVGTPAYIAPEVLSRKQYDGKIADVWSCGVTLYVMLVGAYPFEDPEDPKNFRKTIQRILSVHYSIPDYVRVSKECKHLLSRIFVADPEKRISIPEIKQHPWFLKNLPIEFMEGEDGYMENEEESQSIEEILSIIDEARKGGDGPKVGSQLLGGSMDLDDDDIDCDADIDDLETSGDFVCALRV from the exons ATGGATCGTTATGAGATACTGAAAGATATTGGGTCTGGGAACTTTGGTGTTGCAAAGCTGGTTAGGGAAAAATGGAGTGGCGACCTTTATGCTGTCAAGTATATTGAAAGAGGACCCAAG ATAGATGAACATGTGCAGAGGGAGATTATGAACCATAGGTCTTTGAAGcatccaaatataattaaattcaaagag gtaCTGTTAACACCAACCCATCTTGCCATAGTCATGGAATATGCAGCTGGAGGAGAACTTTTTGAAAGGATATGCAATGCTGGTAGATTTAGTGAGGATGAG GCAAGGTTTTTCTTTCAGCAACTGATATCAGGAGTGTGTTATTGCCATGCAATGGTATATATACTAATTCTGAAAATAGTTTTCCATTTTTTGCCTATCATATCTTATCTAAATCGAGATTTTTCACCCCTTTTTATACAGCAAATTTGTCATAGAGATCTTAAGCTGGAAAATACGCTGTTAGATGGGAGCACTGCGCCGAGACTCAAAATATGCGACTTTGGCTACTCTAAG TCAAGTGTGTTTCATTCCCAACCCAAATCTACTGTAGGAACCCCAGCCTACATTGCACCAGAGGTCTTGTCTAGGAAACAATATGATGGGAAG ATTGCAGATGTTTGGTCTTGTGGGGTTACTTTGTATGTCATGTTGGTTGGGGCTTATCCTTTTGAAGATCCTGAAGATCcaaaaaatttcagaaaaacAATTCAG CGGATTCTGAGTGTCCACTATTCAATTCCTGATTACGTTCGAGTTTCCAAGGAGTGTAAACATCTGCTGTCGAGGATTTTCGTAGCGGATCCCGAAAAG AGAATAAGCATACCAGAAATCAAGCAGCATCCCTGGTTTCTAAAGAACTTGCCAATAGAGTTCATGGAAGGAGAAGATGGGTACatggaaaatgaagaagaatcACAGAGTATTGAAGAAATATTGTCTATAATAGATGAAGCAAGGAAGGGTGGTGATGGTCCAAAAGTTGGTAGTCAATTACTTGGTGGAAGCATGGATCTTGATGATGATGACATTGATTGTGATGCGGACATCGATGATTTAGAAACAAGTGGTGATTTTGTTTGTGCATTACGagtttga
- the LOC105802273 gene encoding uncharacterized protein LOC105802273 codes for MFCYQKKRNKCLIFIGLPAFAKQQPPTNSFNSFPPTNPHRILEQTNNFCSMVKCFSFTATRDSCFRCSFSRAGLRSSTTDLGDGTVMHVWIPKLHVQSKPTLVLIHGFGANAMWQWNDFISPLISRFNVYVPDLLFFGESYTTGPERSEQFQAECVVRVMEAHGVVSGMNVVGISYGGFVGYRMAAQFKERIEKVVLCCTGVCLEEKDMEEGMFKVKSVDEAVSILLPQTSDKMRELMKLSFSKPTQRVPSCFLNDFIHVMCTEYLQERKDLILALHKDRRLSDLPKITQPTLIIWGEHDQIFPLELGHRLKRHLGDNAELVIIKNAGHAINAEKPKELFKHLKSFLIDPLSRAKPGN; via the exons atgttttgttaccaaaaaaaaaggaataaatgtttaatattcATTGGCCTCCCTGCATTCGCTAAACAACAACCACCCACTAACTCCTTTAATTCATTCCCTCCGACAAACCCACATCGGATTCTGGAGCAGACAAATAATTTTTGTAGTATGGTTAAGTGTTTCAGTTTCACTGCAACGCGGGATTCGTGCTTTCGTTGCAGCTTCTCCAGGGCCGGTCTCCGATCATCGACGACGGACCTCGGAGATGGCACCGTCATGCACGTTTGGATCCCCAAACTCCATGTCCAATCCAAGCCAACGTTAGTCCTCATCCACGGCTTTGGCGCCAACGCTATGTGGCAGTGGAACGACTTCATTTCACCTCTCATCTCCCGCTTCAACGTCTACGTCCCAGACCTCCTCTTCTTCGGGGAGTCCTACACGACCGGACCCGAACGATCGGAGCAATTCCAGGCGGAGTGTGTGGTCCGGGTCATGGAGGCCCATGGGGTGGTTAGTGGTATGAACGTGGTTGGGATCAGTTACGGGGGATTTGTGGGATATAGGATGGCGGCGCAGTTTAAGGAGAGGATAGAGAAGGTGGTGCTATGTTGCACTGGGGTGTGTCTGGAAGAGAAAGATATGGAAGAAGGAATGTTTAAAGTGAAGAGCGTGGATGAGGCTGTTAGTATTTTGTTACCCCAAACGTCAGATAAAATGAGGGAGTTGATGAAGCTTTCCTTCTCTAAGCCTACTCAAAGAGTTCCTTCTTGCTTCCTAAACGATTTCATCCAT GTGATGTGTACAGAATACCTTCAAGAGAGAAAAGATTTGATTTTAGCATTACATAAGGACAGAAGACTGTCTGATCTTCCAAAGATAACCCAG CCAACACTAATAATCTGGGGAGAGCATGACCAAATATTCCCTTTAGAATTGGGACACAGATTGAAAAG GCATTTGGGAGACAATGCAGAACTGGTGATCATAAAAAATGCAGGGCATGCCATCAATGCAGAGAAACCTAAAGAGCTATTCAAGCACTTGAAATCTTTCCTTATCGATCCCCTCTCCCGGGCTAAACCCGGAAACTGA
- the LOC105802270 gene encoding ras-related protein Rab11A — protein sequence MASGGGYGDPNQKIDYVFKVVLIGDSAVGKSQILARFARNEFSLDSKATIGVEFQTRTLVIEHKSVKAQIWDTAGQERYRAVTSAYYRGAVGAMLVYDISKRQTFDHIPRWLEELRGHADKNIVIILIGNKSDLENQRAVSTEDAKEFAQKEGLFFLETSALEATNVEVAFLTVLNEIFNIVNKKNLVAAENQGNDNPATLAGKKIVVPGPAQDIPAKNNMCCRS from the exons atggctAGTGGGGGAGGGTATGGTGATCCAAACCAGAAGATTGACTACGTTTTCAAGGTAGTTTTAATCGGTGATTCTGCGGTGGGTAAGTCTCAGATTCTTGCTCGGTTTGCTAGAAATGAGTTCAGTTTAGATTCCAAGGCTACCATTGGAGTTGAGTTTCAGACTAGAACTCTTGTTATTGAACATAAGAGTGTCAAAGCTCAGATCTGGGATACTGCTGGTCAAGAAcg ATACAGAGCTGTTACGAGCGCATACTATAGGGGTGCTGTTGGGGCAATGCTGGTTTATGATATATCGAAACGCCAGACCTTCGATCACATTCCACGTTGGCTTGAAGAGTTGCGTGGCCATGCTGACAAGAACATTGTTATCATTCTGATCGGGAACAAGAGTGACCTCGAAAACCAACGAGCAGTCTCAACGGAGGATGCAAAAGAATTTGCTCAAAAGGAAGGACTATTTTTCTTGGAGACCTCAGCTCTGGAAGCTACTAATGTGGAGGTTGCCTTCTTAACCGTGCTCAACGAGATCTTCAACATTGTGAACAAGAAGAACCTAGTTGCTGCTGAGAATCAAGGGAACGACAACCCTGCTACACTAGCGGGCAAGAAGATCGTTGTTCCGGGTCCAGCTCAAGATATTCCAGCGAAGAACAACATGTGCTGTAGGTCATAA
- the LOC105802269 gene encoding F-box protein FBW2, which translates to MGENIDFRRWDELIPDALGMIFKNLPLQEILTVVPRVCKSWRKAVAGPYCWQDIDIEQWSQQCRPETLDRMLQMLITRSSGSLRKLCVTGLANDQSFSLIADNAKSLQTLRLPRSEISDSIVEQVAGRLFSVTFLDVSYCRNIGAPALEAIGKNCKLLMGLRRTMHPLEVIDKLSQDDEAFAIATTMPKLKQLEVAYLLISTEAVLKILENCPELELLDVRGCWNVKLDENYIKKFTRLKVVGPLVVDYFGMKGCDDCSNYSGSSGYLAWDFIAGNVGSDYDDEISDGDWEDDQSMEDVEMRFYDGFDLDNAAFDWPLSP; encoded by the exons ATGGGGGAGAATATTGATTTCAGACGCTGGGATGAATTGATACCGGATGCCTTAGGGATGATTTTCAAGAATCTTCCGCTCCAGGAAATACTTACTGTTGTTCCGAGGGTCTGCAAGTCGTGGCGGAAAGCGGTTGCTGGACCGTACTGCTGGCAGGACATTGACATTGAACAATGGAGCCAACAATGCCGGCCTGAAACCCTTGATCGAATGCTTCAAATGCTGATAACTAGAAGCTCAGGTTCACTCCGAAAGCTTTGTGTTACTGGTCTCGCTAATGACCAGAGCTTTTCACTCATTGCAGATAA TGCCAAATCCCTTCAGACTTTACGGCTGCCAAGAAGTGAAATAAGTGATTCGATAGTGGAACAGGTTGCTGGGAGGCTTTTTTCGGTGACTTTCTTGGATGTTAGTTACTGCAGGAACATCGGGGCTCCAGCCCTTGAAGCAATTGGTAAGAACTGTAAGTTACTAATGGGGTTGAGGAGAACAATGCACCCATTAGAGGTAATTGACAAGCTGTCTCAAGACGATGAGGCCTTTGCCATTGCTACAACAATGCCGAAGCTCAAGCAACTTGAGGTGGCATACCTACTTATTAGCACCGAAGCTGTGCTTAAGATACTCGAAAATTGCCCTGAGCTTGAATTATTGGATGTGCGAGGATGTTGGAACGTGAAGCTGGATGAAAATTATATCAAGAAATTCACACGACTGAAAGTGGTCGGACCTCTTGTTGTCGATTATTTTGGGATGAAAGGCTGCGATGACTGTTCAAATTATTCAGGTTCCTCCGGTTACTTGGCCTGGGACTTCATTGCCGGAAATGTCGGTTCTGATTACGATGACGAAATATCAGATGGGGATTGGGAAGATGACCAAAGCATGGAAGATGTCGAAATGAGGTTCTACGATGGATTTGATTTAGACAATGCTGCCTTTGATTGGCCCCTCTCTCCCTAA
- the LOC105802271 gene encoding linamarin synthase 2, with the protein MSAFYSMGSITKPHAVFVPYPAQGHVNPLMQLAKLLHSRGFYVTFVNTEFNHRRLVRSKGSGFLTSLSDFRFETISDGLPPSDRDATQDIWVLSDSVQKNCLGPFKELLAKLNGSSESPPVSCIVSDGSMSFTIKAAKEFGIPEAQFWTTSACGFMAYLHFRELIEGGIVPFKDENFTKDGTLDTPVNGVPGMSSMRLKDFPTLIRTTNQTDIMLNFMSEEAQNCLKSSSIILNTFDALEHEVLQAIAAKSTNLYTIGPLSLLEKLTPLSRNHYLRSSLWKEDSKCLEWLDKRQANSVLFVSYGSITVMTDQLFEEFAWGLANSNHPFLWVVRPDMVMGNPGILPGEYYKEIEGRGLIVNWCPQDQVLSHPSVGAFLTHCGWNSTLESISGGKPVICWPFFDEQPTNCLYLCNQWGIGMEISNDVKRDEVTTLVKMMMEGDVGKEMKLKALEWKKKAEEATNVGGSSYNNLNKFISDIL; encoded by the exons ATGAGTGCATTCTATAGCATGGGCTCAATTACCAAGCCTCATGCGGTATTTGTCCCATACCCTGCACAAGGGCATGTCAACCCATTAATGCAGTTAGCTAAGCTTTTACATTCAAGAGGCTTCTACGTAACCTTCGTTAACACTGAGTTTAACCATAGGCGGTTAGTGAGATCCAAAGGTTCAGGATTTCTCACCAGTTTGTCCGACTTTCGGTTCGAGACCATATCTGATGGGTTGCCACCATCAGACCGTGATGCAACCCAGGACATTTGGGTCCTATCCGATTCGGTTCAGAAAAATTGCTTGGGTCCATTTAAGGAGTTGCTGGCTAAGCTAAACGGTTCATCAGAATCCCCACCTGTAAGCTGTATTGTATCAGATGGGTCCATGAGCTTCACCATTAAAGCAGCTAAGGAGTTCGGCATACCTGAAGCTCAATTTTGGACCACCTCGGCTTGTGGTTTCATGGCATATTTGCATTTCAGGGAACTCATCGAGGGAGGCATTGTTCCATTTAAAG ATGAAAACTTCACCAAGGATGGCACACTAGATACACCTGTCAATGGAGTCCCTGGCATGAGCAGCATGAGGCTTAAGGATTTCCCAACATTGATAAGAACAACAAATCAAACCGACATAATGTTGAATTTCATGAGTGAAGAAGCACAGAATTGCCTAAAATCTTCATCAATCATTTTAAACACATTCGATGCGCTAGAACATGAAGTACTGCAAGCAATCGCTGCAAAGTCCACTAACCTTTACACCATAGGCCCACTTTCGTTGCTCGAAAAGCTCACCCCTCTTAGCCGAAACCACTATCTCAGGTCTAGCTTATGGAAAGAGGACTCCAAATGCCTCGAATGGCTCGACAAGAGACAAGCTAACTCGGTCTTGTTCGTTAGCTATGGCAGCATAACTGTGATGACAGACCAACTGTTCGAAGAATTTGCATGGGGGCTTGCAAACAGCAACCACCCTTTTTTGTGGGTTGTAAGGCCTGATATGGTGATGGGGAACCCTGGAATCTTGCCGGGAGAGTATTATAAAGAGATCGAAGGTAGGGGGTTGATAGTGAATTGGTGCCCGCAAGATCAGGTACTTTCTCACCCTTCAGTTGGGGCATTTCTTACACATTGTGGTTGGAATTCAACACTGGAAAGTATCAGTGGAGGCAAGCCGGTGATTTGTTGGCCATTTTTCGATGAGCAGCCCACGAATTGTTTGTATTTATGCAATCAATGGGGAATTGGGATGGAGATTAGTAATGATGTGAAGCGTGATGAAGTTACAACACTTGTGAAGATGATGATGGAAGGGGATGTAGGGAAGGAAATGAAGCTAAAGGCTTTGGAATGGAAGAAGAAAGCTGAAGAGGCTACTAATGTTGGAGGATCTTCTTATAATAATCTTAACAAATTCATTAGTGACATTCTATAA
- the LOC105802267 gene encoding serine/threonine-protein kinase SAPK2 isoform X2 produces the protein MDRYEILKDIGSGNFGVAKLVREKWSGDLYAVKYIERGPKIDEHVQREIMNHRSLKHPNIIKFKEVLLTPTHLAIVMEYAAGGELFERICNAGRFSEDEARFFFQQLISGVCYCHAMQICHRDLKLENTLLDGSTAPRLKICDFGYSKSSVFHSQPKSTVGTPAYIAPEVLSRKQYDGKIADVWSCGVTLYVMLVGAYPFEDPEDPKNFRKTIQRILSVHYSIPDYVRVSKECKHLLSRIFVADPEKRISIPEIKQHPWFLKNLPIEFMEGEDGYMENEEESQSIEEILSIIDEARKGGDGPKVGSQLLGGSMDLDDDDIDCDADIDDLETSGDFVCALRV, from the exons ATGGATCGTTATGAGATACTGAAAGATATTGGGTCTGGGAACTTTGGTGTTGCAAAGCTGGTTAGGGAAAAATGGAGTGGCGACCTTTATGCTGTCAAGTATATTGAAAGAGGACCCAAG ATAGATGAACATGTGCAGAGGGAGATTATGAACCATAGGTCTTTGAAGcatccaaatataattaaattcaaagag gtaCTGTTAACACCAACCCATCTTGCCATAGTCATGGAATATGCAGCTGGAGGAGAACTTTTTGAAAGGATATGCAATGCTGGTAGATTTAGTGAGGATGAG GCAAGGTTTTTCTTTCAGCAACTGATATCAGGAGTGTGTTATTGCCATGCAATG CAAATTTGTCATAGAGATCTTAAGCTGGAAAATACGCTGTTAGATGGGAGCACTGCGCCGAGACTCAAAATATGCGACTTTGGCTACTCTAAG TCAAGTGTGTTTCATTCCCAACCCAAATCTACTGTAGGAACCCCAGCCTACATTGCACCAGAGGTCTTGTCTAGGAAACAATATGATGGGAAG ATTGCAGATGTTTGGTCTTGTGGGGTTACTTTGTATGTCATGTTGGTTGGGGCTTATCCTTTTGAAGATCCTGAAGATCcaaaaaatttcagaaaaacAATTCAG CGGATTCTGAGTGTCCACTATTCAATTCCTGATTACGTTCGAGTTTCCAAGGAGTGTAAACATCTGCTGTCGAGGATTTTCGTAGCGGATCCCGAAAAG AGAATAAGCATACCAGAAATCAAGCAGCATCCCTGGTTTCTAAAGAACTTGCCAATAGAGTTCATGGAAGGAGAAGATGGGTACatggaaaatgaagaagaatcACAGAGTATTGAAGAAATATTGTCTATAATAGATGAAGCAAGGAAGGGTGGTGATGGTCCAAAAGTTGGTAGTCAATTACTTGGTGGAAGCATGGATCTTGATGATGATGACATTGATTGTGATGCGGACATCGATGATTTAGAAACAAGTGGTGATTTTGTTTGTGCATTACGagtttga